Sequence from the Synechococcales cyanobacterium T60_A2020_003 genome:
TGATTCGTATTCCCTAAATGCTTTGCAAAGGCTGTATTGACTCGCTCACGAATCCGCCACAGACCGTAGCTGATTCGTCCCTGCATGCTCAGCCATAACCCAGGATTCCAGCCTGCTTCCAGATTGCCGATCTCTTTTACCCGGAATCCTGCGAAGCATCCCTGCCGTTCCAGATACTGTTTGAAGTCAAAGCTACCTGGACTTGTGGCTGCTTTCGGTGCATACAGCGTACCCATTAATCGCACACCTTGCCCCGGTTTTAAGTCATTAGCCTGCTGTGCGGAAAGCGTGACGTATAACCGTCCTGATTTTGAGTCAAGCTCACCCGAGTCTGAGGTCGGCTTTGCGTTGACTACTTGTAGCCAGAACTGTTTATTTTGCGATCGCGTCTGGCGAGGCGCACTTGCCACTTGGCCTTCAACCACAACTGGAACAGCGGCCTGGTTAAGCTCTGTGAAAAACTGACTGATATCGCTAGCATCGGGTTTGGGCGATCGCACCTCGCAGTAAAACACCGCTACACACCCAATCAACCCAACGATCAACCACTCTCGATAATTCAATCCCATCCGCCAATAGCGAGGCACAATCAGAGCGGCTAAACAACCTGCTCCCAAAAGGGCGATCGCTCCAATCGGCAAGCCAAAAATTCCCCACTTATACGCAGAGAGTAACAGCCCCAGAAAATACGCGCAAATGTACAGAACTGAATGCGTTGCCGTCATAGAAAAAGCCCCCGAGTCTAATCCAACTTCGAGGGCTTGTAAGCCAATGAATCCGAACAAAACGGATTATCGCGATGGTAGATGCCCTCTGAAGCATATGAAGTCAATCCTCAGAGTGCCCACTTTCGCTTTCTAAATTGATAATCCCAACTTCAAACCAAACAATGCATGCACAACCATCAGCACCAATGCCGCACTGCCCAGATAAGCATGCACCGTTCGTAAGCTACCATCGTCCTTACTAAATCCTAGAAATGCCATTAGTCCGTTACTCCAAAGCACCAAAACTAAAGCAGATCCAGTCCAAAAGTGGGGGCTTTGTAAAATCGGGTGCCCTTGCATCACCAAAGACAGAATTCCTCCGGTATACCCCAACGTAATGAACAACGTCATAAGCGGAGCCAGTTTCCGGTGATCAGCACGACTTTTGAGGGCAGCCTCTTTGTCCGTATCTATCATTGTGCGCCCACGCCAACCCGACCAACCGACAAAGCTTCCCATCGCAACAATGACAATCCCCATCATCAAAGGGTGCCCCCAATGCACAATGGGTTCAGGCATATTAAAACTTCGGAACCACGCTGCAATAGGTTCCAGGAGCGCACTCAAGCTCTCAGACATACAATTTTCCTCTTTGGCCTCTCTAGATCTTAAAGATTTGTTAAGAGTATTCTACGCGAACTCTCTCTTCAGGTGGAGAACTTATTCTCTACGAGAAATGCTGCCACAATAACAGCGCTATGCCGCCTGTGCTGCCGCATCATTTAACAATGGAAATCCAAGGGCCTCTCGCTGTTGTAAGTAGAGTTGTGCAACCTGACGAGCTAGGTGCCGCACTCGGCCAATATAGCGTGTACGCTCCGTTACAGAAATCACACCCCGTGCATCCAAAAGGTTAAACGTATGAGAACACTTCAGCACATAGTCATAAGCAGGTAAAACAAGTTCCCGTTCCATCAAACGTTCTGCCTCTTTCTCATAAATGCCAAACAGGGTGAACAACATTCCTGGATCCGATGCCTCAAAGTTATAGGTTGATCCCTCAATTTCTCCCTGTAAGTGAACATCGCCGTAGGTCAGCTCGTCATTCCAGCGAATCTTAAAGATTGAATCCACATCCTGGAGGTACATGGTTAGGCGTTCTAGGCCATACGTAATCTCAATCGAGACTGGGCGACAGTCTAATCCGCCGCATTGCTGAAAATAGGTGAACTGGGTCACTTCCATGCCATCCAGCCACACTTCCCAGCCCACACCCCATGCGCCAACGGCAGCATCCTCCCAGTTATCTTCCACAAACCGAATATCATGATCCTCTGCATGAATGCCCAGTGCCCGTAAGGATTCCAGGTAGATGTCCTGAATGTTTTCAGGGGACGGCTTAATTAAAACTTGGTACTGGTAATAATGCTGCACGCGGTTGGGGTTTTCGCCGTATCGTCCATCCCCAGGACGGCGACACGGTTCCACGTAAGCTACTGACCATGGCTCTGGCCCAATTGCGCGTAAAAAGGTAT
This genomic interval carries:
- the glyQ gene encoding glycine--tRNA ligase subunit alpha, whose protein sequence is MNFQSVIATLNQFWSDRGCLIVQPYDTEKGAGTKSPHTFLRAIGPEPWSVAYVEPCRRPGDGRYGENPNRVQHYYQYQVLIKPSPENIQDIYLESLRALGIHAEDHDIRFVEDNWEDAAVGAWGVGWEVWLDGMEVTQFTYFQQCGGLDCRPVSIEITYGLERLTMYLQDVDSIFKIRWNDELTYGDVHLQGEIEGSTYNFEASDPGMLFTLFGIYEKEAERLMERELVLPAYDYVLKCSHTFNLLDARGVISVTERTRYIGRVRHLARQVAQLYLQQREALGFPLLNDAAAQAA
- a CDS encoding DUF4079 domain-containing protein, with the translated sequence MSESLSALLEPIAAWFRSFNMPEPIVHWGHPLMMGIVIVAMGSFVGWSGWRGRTMIDTDKEAALKSRADHRKLAPLMTLFITLGYTGGILSLVMQGHPILQSPHFWTGSALVLVLWSNGLMAFLGFSKDDGSLRTVHAYLGSAALVLMVVHALFGLKLGLSI